From Anticarsia gemmatalis isolate Benzon Research Colony breed Stoneville strain chromosome 16, ilAntGemm2 primary, whole genome shotgun sequence:
CAATAAAACGTTTTACTAGTATGTGTGTTTAATTACTTCTTAGTTATAACTACGCTTTTTATAAAGTTGTAGTGGACAAGCTGTACGATGATTAAAACACCACGTCGCAgcaaattttcatttaaaaggtattattataaatgaaacacagtcatttttcacaaaattatattttgtgtgatAACACCTGCTACATGTTTCTTACTGttattgtatttacaatattttatactacaCATTAGTAACAAATAACATTCATAACCTTAGAGGAGCAGATCTTACAATATAAGTGACGGAGGCGGCGCCGCGGCGAGGCGCGCCCCCGGCTGTAATACCTACGTGCGACAGGACAAACTAAACGTGACCTaactaaaatacttaaaatcttAACAATTATAGTAAACGTAAGTGTTAATAACATTTGGCAATAAATTACTGGGATAACACGAAAATAATCCTTAAGCGAAGCGttaaaaacaaagttatcatcgcaattataaaaacgttaaaaccTACCAGtgtaaaagaatataaaatattaaaaaataatccgTCCTTTAGGCCTGTTTACGTTACGTGAGCGGAGCGGGGCCGCCCTCTTAGCGCACTATCACATTGATCAAATAAAAACCCTATGATACAAATATACTAAGTTTATCAGCTCTATGTATACAGCCTTGTTAAAGTCCAAAGCGATTACATTTACAATATGTTACACGGAGTCGAGGCGTCAAGCGGGAGACGGGTGAGAGGCACTTCAGAACAGATTCGAGACAAACTAGGATCctacgttaaattataattacacgTCGACTGTACAACGACACGAAGCCGCCTTACACGATACGATACGAATACGATACACCGAAACGTAAACaccatatacatataaaagagCACAGTTCCGAACCAATGTTCACACCTCTCTATCATCTAGTACGCAGTACGAACAGTAAAAACATTGCACTTATCATAACCAAAGACCTTACACATTATATTGTTTCTTTGGAAATCgagaatatattaatttatgaattaagCACGCGCCATGATAACTGTCCAATCGCAGGATTATCACAGTAGTGTCACGAGTGCCCCAATACTAACTCTTCACCGATACAAAACTCAGATACTACAGTGTACATATCATTATTGCACTATATAATTATGCTACATTTCACTGACgtagacattattattataaaacagatttaaatacatttttatctgcaattttgtacttttattcAGCTTACCGGGTACTGCGCTATCAATGACAAATAAAACTTGAGTTACATACATATGatacaaaaacaacaacataGCTGCCGCCGCGACCGGCCAGCTCGCGGTCCGACGCGCGGAGAGGATAAGGCAACTCAACTGGTGTCAACTGTTATCTCGATACTTACTAATTATCTCTATATACAAAAACTAGCACTTAACATTTCAAAGCAAATCTTTATTTGTACTATGccttaattacttaaatatataatacactCCATCTGGTTTTTGGTCAACATTATAAACCGAGCATCTAAGTGGACAGGGGGACTGCCAAAAACATAATTTCGTGTGGAATGCCAAGTgagtattttgaatatttgaagTACGCTCGCGGCACTGGAGCACTATACACAACAACAGTCACTGGGATACGACGTACGAACGACCCTCTTTACAAATTGCACAAGTTTTaaattgacattaaaattaactcCTAACCAATAATCAAAACGATCGAACGACGACTTAACTCTAACCGCTGTCTAGGAACACTACCGAGTTTCGGACCCTCGAGGCGGCCCTATtgttaatatatatatattgctCTGAAGCTAGCCAAGCATTCCAAACTACCTGGTTACATCATCACTCGATCGTTTTACGAACAAAGGGCTGACAAAAGttaacattcaaataaaatggACAACACAAACTTAACATTGAATCAGTGAGTCAAcaacattgatttaaaaaaattatgactaCTATAAAGTGCGTAACGGGGGCTGCAAGGTGTAAAGTGGCGAGTGGGTCCGGCAGGTCGCGGTCGCTACCGGCGCATGGTGGAGTTGAGCGGCTGCATGgcgagcggcggcggcggcgggtgGTTGATGTACCCGTACGCGTACACGTTGGACTGCTGCGCGCGCGGGTCCGCGCTCGGGTACTGCACGGCGTTGGCCGGCGTCATCATCTGCAGGTTGTTGAACTGCTGCTGCGGCGGCACGCGGTACCCGTTGAGCCCGTACTGGCTGATGATGTGCGTGTTCAGGTTGGGCGACATGCGCGACGTCTGCGCCATCTGCATGTGCTGCATCGGGCTCAAGTTGCCTGCAAACATCATTATTAGGCGCTTTAGTTTACTGCGGTAAAACTCAAAGAACTCTGCAACTAGTTATAGAACCAAACGATAGTAAATGCATGAATCAATGCTACTTACTTGTCGTGTTCCTAGTGTTTCGCGGCGAATCGAGTTGGTTGTGTGGCGGCGCGTAGTACTTGGCGGCGGCGTGGTAGTGTCCTGCTGGCGTGGCGGGCGGCGTCGACGACTGCTGGCCGTACTGCAAACAGGTATACAAAATGATTGTATTACAATGTAATAGATATGTGATCTTGTATTAATTATACGAAACACAAAGAATATGTACGGAACGTCGATGTCGTAGAAATGTTTAGTGACGAAGTGTACCTGGTGAGGCGGCGGATGGTGTTGCGGTGCCTCAGCCATCTGCTGCAACTTGGCGAGCGAGCAGGAGGGTGGCCAGCCTCCCGTGTGGtactgctgctgctgctggaACGACAGGTAGCCGCCCTGGTAGCCGCCCGCAGAGCCGCCGCCGCCCTGCATCACGCTGCCACCTGACGAACACGACAAACGTCACATATTAAACgatataaattaacattcacACGGGTAAGCTCGGACTGAAATAGAGCCGAAATGATTCGCAAGAGCTGAACCagtaaagatataaataagtgTATGTAATGTAGTGAAGTGGTGTACGTACATAGCGCGGTGTACTGACCGTGCGGCTGGATGTTGGGCGGCGTGGCCTGGCGCCGCGCGGGCGGcgtggcggcggcgcgggccgCGGCCGCGCCCGGCTTgccgccctcgccgccgccagACCCGCCGCTACTGCCGCTGCTCCTGCACACGATATACACATCAGTTTAAATGCACGACGGTTCGAATAATATATCTTGCCGtgactatcgagtatcgaacgAACACTGTAACGAAAACGCAAAGTTCAACCGATTACGTACCTATTTCTATTGTTAATCTTCTGCTGCTTGGGCGGTTGGTTCGGTTGGCTCATAATGGACGGAATGTGTATAGAAGAGTACTGCGGGCTGGGCGCGGGGTGCATGTGCATCATGGAGCACGGCGACGCCAGGTCCGACCCGATGCTGGTGGGCGACTCCAGGCCGAGCTGGCTCACGTCCAGCTCGCACGCCGGGTACTGCACCGAGTGCACAGAGTTGCTCGTCGAATCGGGAGTGTACACGCCCATGGACTGCAGCGCGGGACTCACCGCCTCGCACAGCTCCTCCTTGCTACTGTCTTTAGGCGACTCCTCTTTCTTCGACTGCTGTCGAGACTTCTTCTCGATGTCGGTCTTCTCCTGGCCGCACGGTCCGTTCTGATTGAACGGCGTCTTGCAGCCGGAAGACGTCATGACTTGCGGGCTCTGCTGGCGGTACTCGGCGCAGCTCGTCACCACGTCTTGTTGCTTGTTCACTTGCCGCTGCATCATCTGTTTCATCTGCTCCGCAGTGCTTTGCGAGTGTGACTTTTTAGGCTCACACTGCGTCTGGCACGCCGTCGTAGTTTTAGACTGTTTCGACGGTTTACACTCATTCTTTTGTGAGCACTCAGATTTAGACGTTGGTGTTTTTGTATCTTTGAAGTGCGGTAAACCAGACGTTGCGTACAGACTGCCGCTCAACGCACCGTAAGCTATATTATGGAAGTCCTTTTGATCGTATTTCGGAAGAAGTTTTTGAGGTGATTTCTGAACTTGGTCTAAATGTGGAAGATTGAATCCTTGGagtttatctaaataatttttGTCACTGACACTGTTCTTCATGTCGAATATTCTATTGTGTTCCCACGTGCCCTGTATCCTCGTGGGGTCCCACGGCGGCCACTGGTACTGACCGTGAGTCGTGTGGTAGTTAGGGATCTGATTCATCGCGTAGTCAGCTTTCGGCACCAACTCGTTGTCGTACTTAAATTTGGGTAGCACTTTGTTCAGATCGTTTTGATCACCTTTCAAATTCAACTGAGCGGTACAGCTCTTGTCATGTTTGACCGACGCGTTCTTGGAGTCACACTTGGAAGCATTTGATTTctctttcttaaaaaaatcttgtttctTGGGCGCTTCGTTGGTAGTTTTAGTTTCAACTTTGCTCGTGACCGGCACGGAGTTGATCACGTTTATTGGGACTGACGTCTCTGGCTTCCTCGCGTTGGTATTTTGCTCTTGAAAAAACGTCTTTGGCTCCGGCGTACTGCGCGGCGTGTCCTTGCCTTTCTTGTCAGTTTTCTCCAGTTTACTGTGAGCAGAGTTCACTCTCACATCACGCAATTTACTCTTTTCCCTTGGCTTCTGATTCATATCATTCTTATCCTGGGAATTACTTTGAACAATGTTCATAGACCCGGTTAGAGAGTTTTGTATCGCGTTACTGTTCGCGAAGCTGTTGTCCAAGTCGGGTCTATCTAAACCTATGTTGACTGCAGCATTAGCACTCTGACAGCGAGGTAAAAAATTAATATCTGTCACATTCGGGACCTTCGGTATAACTGGGTTTATCACTGGAGACGATATCGGGTGAGGCACTTCTAGTTTGGTCGTAGTTTTACTGATCACAGGACTGGGATCTAAACTGTTATTGATCACGCGGTTTTGTTCACTGGTCTTTATTAAGATTTTGTCAGTTTGGACCGCCTGTGACTCCTTAGTGACGTTCGCTCGGTGATTGAGGAACGAATGTTGCGCAGTGTTTATCTGCTGTATGGTCATAGAGTTAGTCACTGGGCTCTGGTACGCTTGTAGCGGCGACGGCTGCTCTATTATGTTTCTCGTGATCACGATCTCGTCCTTCCTGTTCATCAAGTCATTGCGAAACGGAATTTCATTATCTCTACCTACAATGGGATTGGGTAACTTATTCCTAGTATCAATTTCAGTAAAACTATCTATTTTGATGGGGTCAGGCTTTTTCATACTAGGCAAGTCTCTCGAGGAGTCCAAGGTTTGTATGATAGATTCTATTTTATTGGGCGATTTCTTTTCAGCGCTCTTAACATCGTCGGTGTTTTGATGTTGTATCACCGTTTCTTTTCTCACTTCACACTTTTTCTGTTCACAAACGATCTCCATGTTCATCCGTTCAGGAGACTTTCGCTGTTTCGGTGACTCATTGATGACCGTCTTGTCATTCTTCTTAGGCGATACACCCGTCTGCGGTGAGTTCGCGTTGTCAGATTCACCTTCAACCACTATTGTTTCTATTTGATTACTTTTTGGAAGTATCGAATCTACCACAGGTCTCGTCGTGTTAACATCTTCCTGCACTTTAGGATCGAGAACTATATGTGCGTTTTCTGTAGAGACAACAGGTATTACTTTAGACGGACTCTCTTTTTCCTCAACTTCTTTGggtttgttttcattattttgctgTACAGGTGCTACTAAGTTAGGTTTGGGGGAAGGCAAGGGGCAGCTTTGACTGTTGTTATCATCAGACTCAGATATAATGATAGTTTCTTTGTCATCTAGTGCTGGTTTAGCTGGCGACTTCATTTCTCCATTCCTTGGTTCGGCTGGTTTGTCGTCTTTCATTTCTGAAGTATCATTGGCTGGTTCTTCAGGCTTCTCTGGACCCACATCTGTAGTATTCTCTGTTGTCCCTTCATCAGGTTTGTCATTAGCTTCGTTGATAACTTGGTCCTTCTCTGCAATAGATTTAGGCGAGTCCATGTGTATACTGTCAAGTTCCATATCACTAGTGTGATGGTCCGTGCTATTCTCTTCAATATGTCGCGGTGAGGCCGGCTTGCTGACAGGTTTCCTCTCTTCTCCTTCTTCAACGTCCATCTCATCATCAGCCTCGCCTGAAGAATCTTCAGAGCTAGCCTCtgaatttttacttttatcttgCGTCTTTTCCTCAATAggttttttgttctttggtgACGTTTCCACAACTTCGGCAGGCTTAGCCGGGTCTTCCATGGAGTCGTCAGTTTTATAATCATTGGTATCAGCTTTACTTTCATCGAGCTTAGCTTTCTTAGGCGCGGGTGAGGTGGCTCTAGCATCTGCTTTGTTGACCTTTTGCCTTTTTCTCGGTCGTCCCTTTCGCACAATTTTTCTTTTGCTCTTAGGTTTGACGGCATTGACAGTCGGCGTGGCGGCCTCGATGTCCATACTTTCTTGGCTCTCCTGGCTATCGGAAGCATAAGCTGCTTCCCGGATACTTTGTCTTCTATTCCGAGGAGTAGCATCTTCAGAATTTTCATTCTGAATGACTCTAGAAGATCTTCTCGCGACACTTTTACTTCTTTGTCTTCTAGGAGTTTCCTCTTCTTTACTCTTTTCCTCGTCCAAATTAGACTCGGAGATCTTTCTGCTGACTTCTCGCTTTCTTTTCCTGTTGCCTTCGTTGAGTGTCGGCGTGGTCTGGTAGGTAGTTTCGCTGTACTTGAGTGGTCTCGTTCGTCTTCGGCCCGACGACGTCACTTCAACAGGCGCCTCAGGACTTTCTTTTTCTACAGACTCCTCTTTAGTCTCCTCCTGAGACGTCGGTGCTTCATTCTCAGTCGCGGTATCCTCGCTCTCAGTCTTCAACTCGTCGTTTTCAGTATCCTGGTCGCCTCCGGAAGCCTCCTCGGGCGATCTGAATGGATTCACAGTAGGAGCTAACAAAGGAGTCCACCTTAGACATTCTGGGTCAATTTCCAGCCGAGGTTTACTCTTGACTTTCTTGACATGGTTGTCGACTCTGTTCCAATCGACACAAAGACCTAATTTGCTTGTTTCGTTATTGGGTATATATCTGACAAAGCCAAGTAGTTGGAAGGTGATTGCGATGTCGTTCATATGCATTCCCGTGGTGTGCGCGATATCCTCGAAGGTGAAGGACTTGTCTTTATGATCGTAGAGGTACTCCAGTATGACAGACTTCCAGTATGCATGGTACGACACTCTTCCTAGATCTGACAAAGGTTTTTCCGGCGTACCTGGTTGTCCTTCCTCTTTTGATAGCAGATAACCTGAGAATAAAGAAAGatgcattaaaatatattcaaattaaaatattattaatatttgacaaaaatagcGAAGCAAAAACGAAAGAGCAATCAAAATATTGCTTACACAGAAATGTACACTTAGGTACAAAGGAAATTGATCATAACATGCATTGTCTACCAAAACGTGAATAACATGATTGCTTTGCCATGTTTGTCAGATAGGTAACATAAAAAGTGGTCAGTAAAAGATTCCACCACTCACTAAAATGGATGAGAAACCTCCCGTAGCCCTGGCGTTGGTACTGCGGCATCGTCATAATACACGACACATTGTATTTCTGCTGACAATGCTTTTCTTTGGAGAAGTAGCCGACCAGGTGGCATCCTTTGCTATCGTTTTTCGTGAGTACATAGAACAGGAACGGTTCAACGTCGTAGTATAACGTTTTATGGTCGAGGAACAGTTTAGCGAGTAGGCACAAGTTCTGGCAGTATATTTTGTTGGCGTTGCCGTCCACCTCGAAGACCGAGATGTCTCCGCAGCGGTAGATCTCGGTGGCGGGCGGGTGCCGCCACAGACACTTGTCCAAGTGCCGCATCAACACCGCCCGACTCTTCGCGTATTTGAGACAAAACTCGCATAAGAATAATTTCGGCAATCTGGAACGTAACATCGTATAATTACTCTCATGATATCAGAATCGCTACATAAGTGAGAAGgagatatttttgtatactgATAA
This genomic window contains:
- the LOC142979361 gene encoding uncharacterized protein LOC142979361 isoform X3, with amino-acid sequence MCEPDDVGKDVWKRWILEAIHKIRSQKQRPSVERICHAIRQHHNYHEDVVSERLERAVREGAVLKVYNKGQSSYKDPGGLQSKLLRITQDVDLSRAVAKAVRELGERDGSTLKNIERHLHTAYQVSVEPEVDVRAVLRAAAKRAVARGLLTHQAGAYKATERPLTTSSDRSSKQRPKSAQDSPEKKPNQNQGGVPVCIECLGPDARNRLGAVESLISCHQCKSYAHPSCLNLLDNNQLPVIKSSRWSCGSCSWCSLCSARGGWAARCGACSKHAHPRCAAPPWRCERCPPADCTAPHATTPSKRSSVAGTPRGRKPRTPARKAESDDEPSDEGTRLPAGVSAGDAALFNAALAAAGGAEPQAQVPPRCPSAIEFGQWEIDTWYSSPFPQEYARLPKLFLCEFCLKYAKSRAVLMRHLDKCLWRHPPATEIYRCGDISVFEVDGNANKIYCQNLCLLAKLFLDHKTLYYDVEPFLFYVLTKNDSKGCHLVGYFSKEKHCQQKYNVSCIMTMPQYQRQGYGRFLIHFSYLLSKEEGQPGTPEKPLSDLGRVSYHAYWKSVILEYLYDHKDKSFTFEDIAHTTGMHMNDIAITFQLLGFVRYIPNNETSKLGLCVDWNRVDNHVKKVKSKPRLEIDPECLRWTPLLAPTVNPFRSPEEASGGDQDTENDELKTESEDTATENEAPTSQEETKEESVEKESPEAPVEVTSSGRRRTRPLKYSETTYQTTPTLNEGNRKRKREVSRKISESNLDEEKSKEEETPRRQRSKSVARRSSRVIQNENSEDATPRNRRQSIREAAYASDSQESQESMDIEAATPTVNAVKPKSKRKIVRKGRPRKRQKVNKADARATSPAPKKAKLDESKADTNDYKTDDSMEDPAKPAEVVETSPKNKKPIEEKTQDKSKNSEASSEDSSGEADDEMDVEEGEERKPVSKPASPRHIEENSTDHHTSDMELDSIHMDSPKSIAEKDQVINEANDKPDEGTTENTTDVGPEKPEEPANDTSEMKDDKPAEPRNGEMKSPAKPALDDKETIIISESDDNNSQSCPLPSPKPNLVAPVQQNNENKPKEVEEKESPSKVIPVVSTENAHIVLDPKVQEDVNTTRPVVDSILPKSNQIETIVVEGESDNANSPQTGVSPKKNDKTVINESPKQRKSPERMNMEIVCEQKKCEVRKETVIQHQNTDDVKSAEKKSPNKIESIIQTLDSSRDLPSMKKPDPIKIDSFTEIDTRNKLPNPIVGRDNEIPFRNDLMNRKDEIVITRNIIEQPSPLQAYQSPVTNSMTIQQINTAQHSFLNHRANVTKESQAVQTDKILIKTSEQNRVINNSLDPSPVISKTTTKLEVPHPISSPVINPVIPKVPNVTDINFLPRCQSANAAVNIGLDRPDLDNSFANSNAIQNSLTGSMNIVQSNSQDKNDMNQKPREKSKLRDVRVNSAHSKLEKTDKKGKDTPRSTPEPKTFFQEQNTNARKPETSVPINVINSVPVTSKVETKTTNEAPKKQDFFKKEKSNASKCDSKNASVKHDKSCTAQLNLKGDQNDLNKVLPKFKYDNELVPKADYAMNQIPNYHTTHGQYQWPPWDPTRIQGTWEHNRIFDMKNSVSDKNYLDKLQGFNLPHLDQVQKSPQKLLPKYDQKDFHNIAYGALSGSLYATSGLPHFKDTKTPTSKSECSQKNECKPSKQSKTTTACQTQCEPKKSHSQSTAEQMKQMMQRQVNKQQDVVTSCAEYRQQSPQVMTSSGCKTPFNQNGPCGQEKTDIEKKSRQQSKKEESPKDSSKEELCEAVSPALQSMGVYTPDSTSNSVHSVQYPACELDVSQLGLESPTSIGSDLASPCSMMHMHPAPSPQYSSIHIPSIMSQPNQPPKQQKINNRNRSSGSSGGSGGGEGGKPGAAAARAAATPPARRQATPPNIQPHGQYTALCGSVMQGGGGSAGGYQGGYLSFQQQQQYHTGGWPPSCSLAKLQQMAEAPQHHPPPHQYGQQSSTPPATPAGHYHAAAKYYAPPHNQLDSPRNTRNTTSNLSPMQHMQMAQTSRMSPNLNTHIISQYGLNGYRVPPQQQFNNLQMMTPANAVQYPSADPRAQQSNVYAYGYINHPPPPPLAMQPLNSTMRR
- the LOC142979361 gene encoding uncharacterized protein LOC142979361 isoform X1, with the translated sequence MCEPDDVGKDVWKRWILEAIHKIRSQKQRPSVERICHAIRQHHNYHEDVVSERLERAVREGAVLKVYNKGQSSYKDPGGLQSKLLRITQDVDLSRAVAKAVRELGERDGSTLKNIERHLHTAYQVSVEPEVDVRAVLRAAAKRAVARGLLTHQAGAYKATERPLTTSSDRSSKQRPKSAQDSPEKKPNQNQGGVPVCIECLGPDARNRLGAVESLISCHQCKSYAHPSCLNLLDNNQLPVIKSSRWSCGSCSWCSLCSARGGWAARCGACSKHAHPRCAAPPWRCERCPPADCTAPHATTPSKRSSVAGTPRGRKPRTPARKAESDDEPSDGNEVPPGTRPEQRMSREKQKFFRFSAFNLVNRRRRRSSSGEWEGWGGVRVTRVQRLELRLERRPAPRRGPAPASSPEPLSPPSPPSPASPASPASPAARGSLSGSRASSASASSSDSEPPAPAAVSTVFERLAADEAPGGVWGFAAEAQKQRRLEPEPPPREPPDRRRVARRRSRCGERLLTTLFDGLSEFYSVRTASRSQSRPRPVRVPEPEEDRTVLKETRSTFRRYQAELRRARSRTREPDPEPEPEPELEPEPEPEPEPKPVAKEEPVVVARSRERSRSRARVDRRVVKSEAESRRRSIEASPARREVEEPRLSASQLVRTAAAGKHRTVSEDSDKLYRGLALAGRQGGVARPATNQTEGTRLPAGVSAGDAALFNAALAAAGGAEPQAQVPPRCPSAIEFGQWEIDTWYSSPFPQEYARLPKLFLCEFCLKYAKSRAVLMRHLDKCLWRHPPATEIYRCGDISVFEVDGNANKIYCQNLCLLAKLFLDHKTLYYDVEPFLFYVLTKNDSKGCHLVGYFSKEKHCQQKYNVSCIMTMPQYQRQGYGRFLIHFSYLLSKEEGQPGTPEKPLSDLGRVSYHAYWKSVILEYLYDHKDKSFTFEDIAHTTGMHMNDIAITFQLLGFVRYIPNNETSKLGLCVDWNRVDNHVKKVKSKPRLEIDPECLRWTPLLAPTVNPFRSPEEASGGDQDTENDELKTESEDTATENEAPTSQEETKEESVEKESPEAPVEVTSSGRRRTRPLKYSETTYQTTPTLNEGNRKRKREVSRKISESNLDEEKSKEEETPRRQRSKSVARRSSRVIQNENSEDATPRNRRQSIREAAYASDSQESQESMDIEAATPTVNAVKPKSKRKIVRKGRPRKRQKVNKADARATSPAPKKAKLDESKADTNDYKTDDSMEDPAKPAEVVETSPKNKKPIEEKTQDKSKNSEASSEDSSGEADDEMDVEEGEERKPVSKPASPRHIEENSTDHHTSDMELDSIHMDSPKSIAEKDQVINEANDKPDEGTTENTTDVGPEKPEEPANDTSEMKDDKPAEPRNGEMKSPAKPALDDKETIIISESDDNNSQSCPLPSPKPNLVAPVQQNNENKPKEVEEKESPSKVIPVVSTENAHIVLDPKVQEDVNTTRPVVDSILPKSNQIETIVVEGESDNANSPQTGVSPKKNDKTVINESPKQRKSPERMNMEIVCEQKKCEVRKETVIQHQNTDDVKSAEKKSPNKIESIIQTLDSSRDLPSMKKPDPIKIDSFTEIDTRNKLPNPIVGRDNEIPFRNDLMNRKDEIVITRNIIEQPSPLQAYQSPVTNSMTIQQINTAQHSFLNHRANVTKESQAVQTDKILIKTSEQNRVINNSLDPSPVISKTTTKLEVPHPISSPVINPVIPKVPNVTDINFLPRCQSANAAVNIGLDRPDLDNSFANSNAIQNSLTGSMNIVQSNSQDKNDMNQKPREKSKLRDVRVNSAHSKLEKTDKKGKDTPRSTPEPKTFFQEQNTNARKPETSVPINVINSVPVTSKVETKTTNEAPKKQDFFKKEKSNASKCDSKNASVKHDKSCTAQLNLKGDQNDLNKVLPKFKYDNELVPKADYAMNQIPNYHTTHGQYQWPPWDPTRIQGTWEHNRIFDMKNSVSDKNYLDKLQGFNLPHLDQVQKSPQKLLPKYDQKDFHNIAYGALSGSLYATSGLPHFKDTKTPTSKSECSQKNECKPSKQSKTTTACQTQCEPKKSHSQSTAEQMKQMMQRQVNKQQDVVTSCAEYRQQSPQVMTSSGCKTPFNQNGPCGQEKTDIEKKSRQQSKKEESPKDSSKEELCEAVSPALQSMGVYTPDSTSNSVHSVQYPACELDVSQLGLESPTSIGSDLASPCSMMHMHPAPSPQYSSIHIPSIMSQPNQPPKQQKINNRNRSSGSSGGSGGGEGGKPGAAAARAAATPPARRQATPPNIQPHGQYTALCGSVMQGGGGSAGGYQGGYLSFQQQQQYHTGGWPPSCSLAKLQQMAEAPQHHPPPHQYGQQSSTPPATPAGHYHAAAKYYAPPHNQLDSPRNTRNTTSNLSPMQHMQMAQTSRMSPNLNTHIISQYGLNGYRVPPQQQFNNLQMMTPANAVQYPSADPRAQQSNVYAYGYINHPPPPPLAMQPLNSTMRR
- the LOC142979361 gene encoding uncharacterized protein LOC142979361 isoform X2; this encodes MCEPDDVGKDVWKRWILEAIHKIRSQKQRPSVERICHAIRQHHNYHEDVVSERLERAVREGAVLKVYNKGQSSYKDPGGLQSKLLRITQDVDLSRAVAKAVRELGERDGSTLKNIERHLHTAYQVSVEPEVDVRAVLRAAAKRAVARGLLTHQAGAYKATERPLTTSSDRSSKQRPKSAQDSPEKKPNQNQGGVPVCIECLGPDARNRLGAVESLISCHQCKSYAHPSCLNLLDNNQLPVIKSSRWSCGSCSWCSLCSARGGWAARCGACSKHAHPRCAAPPWRCERCPPADCTAPHATTPSKRSSVAGTPRGRKPRTPARKAESDDEPSDGNEVPPGTRPEQRMSREKQKFFRFSAFNLVNRRRRRSSSGEWEGWGGVRVTRVQRLELRLERRPAPRRGPAPASSPEPLSPPSPPSPASPASPASPAARGSLSGSRASSASASSSDSEPPAPAAVSTVFERLAADEAPGGVWGFAAEAQKQRRLEPEPPPREPPDRRRVARRRSRCGERLLTTLFDGLSEFYSVRTASRSQSRPRPVRVPEPEEDRTVLKETRSTFRRYQAELRRARSRTREPDPEPEPEPELEPEPEPEPEPKPVAKEEPVVVARSRERSRSRARVDRRVVKSEAESRRRSIEASPARREVEEPRLSASQLVRTAAAGKHRTVSEDSDKLYRGLALAGRQGGVARPATNQTEGTRLPAGVSAGDAALFNAALAAAGGAEPQAQVPPRCPSAIEFGQWEIDTWYSSPFPQEYARLPKLFLCEFCLKYAKSRAVLMRHLDKCLWRHPPATEIYRCGDISVFEVDGNANKIYCQNLCLLAKLFLDHKTLYYDVEPFLFYVLTKNDSKGCHLVGYFSKEKHCQQKYNVSCIMTMPQYQRQGYGRFLIHFSYLLSKEEGQPGTPEKPLSDLGRVSYHAYWKSVILEYLYDHKDKSFTFEDIAHTTGMHMNDIAITFQLLGFVRYIPNNETSKLGLCVDWNRVDNHVKKVKSKPRLEIDPECLRWTPLLAPTVNPFRSPEEASGGDQDTENDELKTESEDTATENEAPTSQEETKEESVEKESPEAPVEVTSSGRRRTRPLKYSETTYQTTPTLNEGNRKRKREVSRKISESNLDEEKSKEEETPRRQRSKSVARRSSRVIQNENSEDATPRNRRQSIREAAYASDSQESQESMDIEAATPTVNAVKPKSKRKIVRKGRPRKRQKVNKADARATSPAPKKAKLDESKADTNDYKTDDSMEDPAKPAEVVETSPKNKKPIEEKTQDKSKNSEASSEDSSGEADDEMDVEEGEERKPVSKPASPRHIEENSTDHHTSDMELDSIHMDSPKSIAEKDQVINEANDKPDEGTTENTTDVGPEKPEEPANDTSEMKDDKPAEPRNGEMKSPAKPALDDKETIIISESDDNNSQSCPLPSPKPNLVAPVQQNNENKPKEVEEKESPSKVIPVVSTENAHIVLDPKVQEDVNTTRPVVDSILPKSNQIETIVVEGESDNANSPQTGVSPKKNDKTVINESPKQRKSPERMNMEIVCEQKKCEVRKETVIQHQNTDDVKSAEKKSPNKIESIIQTLDSSRDLPSMKKPDPIKIDSFTEIDTRNKLPNPIVGRDNEIPFRNDLMNRKDEIVITRNIIEQPSPLQAYQSPVTNSMTIQQINTAQHSFLNHRANVTKESQAVQTDKILIKTSEQNRVINNSLDPSPVISKTTTKLEVPHPISSPVINPVIPKVPNVTDINFLPRCQSANAAVNIGLDRPDLDNSFANSNAIQNSLTGSMNIVQSNSQDKNDMNQKPREKSKLRDVRVNSAHSKLEKTDKKGKDTPRSTPEPKTFFQEQNTNARKPETSVPINVINSVPVTSKVETKTTNEAPKKQDFFKKEKSNASKCDSKNASVKHDKSCTAQLNLKGDQNDLNKVLPKFKYDNELVPKADYAMNQIPNYHTTHGQYQWPPWDPTRIQGTWEHNRIFDMKNSVSDKNYLDKLQGFNLPHLDQVQKSPQKLLPKYDQKDFHNIAYGALSGSLYATSGLPHFKDTKTPTSKSECSQKNECKPSKQSKTTTACQTQCEPKKSHSQSTAEQMKQMMQRQVNKQQDVVTSCAEYRQQSPQVMTSSGCKTPFNQNGPCGQEKTDIEKKSRQQSKKEESPKDSSKEELCEAVSPALQSMGVYTPDSTSNSVHSVQYPACELDVSQLGLESPTSIGSDLASPCSMMHMHPAPSPQYSSIHIPSIMSQPNQPPKQQKINNRNRSSGSSGGSGGGEGGKPGAAAARAAATPPARRQATPPNIQPHGGSVMQGGGGSAGGYQGGYLSFQQQQQYHTGGWPPSCSLAKLQQMAEAPQHHPPPHQYGQQSSTPPATPAGHYHAAAKYYAPPHNQLDSPRNTRNTTSNLSPMQHMQMAQTSRMSPNLNTHIISQYGLNGYRVPPQQQFNNLQMMTPANAVQYPSADPRAQQSNVYAYGYINHPPPPPLAMQPLNSTMRR